GCTTTGGGATTAAAGAGATGAATGACAGCAAGATGAATCGCAAGGGCATCGGACAAATTATATATCTCGGATTTGATACGCCTCTGCCTAGGTATCTTGAGGTACATGTTCTCAAGAGCCTTCCTTGCCAAATTGCACAGACCCAGTGAAAGTAGCCCCCGGAAATTGGTTGCCACTGCCTATGCTCTTGTTCACGGTACCGCCAGGAGCGTTGAGTTGGTCGCCGGGGCCAAAGTTGTTGAAGGACGAGTTGGCCGACTTGTGTATCAGGGTTTCTTCTATCGGTCGTCTTGGTTGCCTGGCAGCTGAGTTCCTGATTTGCGATTCCCATCTAATCAGCTCGCCAAGTAGCCTTTTGAAGCCATTATCGTCCACGGAGCTAAACTTGACCATGTTGCTATGGTTGGCGTGGATGCTGATCGCGTTGTAACTCTCAAGGGTAGCCGAGTCCTTGGAGACGACTTTTCCGACCCCAGGCAAGGGCAGTTCTTCAAAGAAGCACGTAACCTCGAGATCCCGGCCGGCCTTCTGCTGTTCCCGTACCATAGACCAGAACCGATCTTGAATGGACTGGAGGTACTTGTCTTCTGTCTCCAAGATCTTCAACAACGACTTGTTGGTGGacttgacgatgccgaggGCCGAAGCCGGTATCCTGGCCCAGTCGGCCATCCAGGATCCCCTGTGAGGCGTGCCCAGGAATACGATGCCCTTGGTGCAGTCGAATATGCCCCGGAGATGTGGTTCGGGGTTGTTTCGGGAGAGAAGAATGGCTTCCTTGCAgacgaggccgccgaggctgtgGGCAACAAAGACTAGCGGTCGAGAGGACGCATTGGGACAGGCTCTGTCGGTCGACAGGTCGTTCAAGAGGTTCGCGGCATGATCGATCAGCCCATTTGTCGATGCGACCGATTTCCGCACGATGTACGCGTCGTAGCCGTACGTGAGTACGCGAGCCTTGCTGAGCTTGGGCGGCAGGAGCGTCTCGGGCCAGGGTTTGGACTGCCCATGGGCGGTCCAGGTGCTGTCCCGATTGCCAGTCAGACCGTGGACAAAGCAGATGTCGATCGTGGCGTCGCGGCAGTCGTGCAAGACTTCAACTCCATCCGGGAAGGAGGGAACTGGAGTGCTCTCAGAGGGTGGCCGGAGGTCTGTGTCGTGGCGCGATGGAGGACCAGGCGGGTCGTGACCGTGGCTTGTCTCCTGCTGTTGATGAATTTCCGGCGAATTGCCGCCAGTCTGATGCTGTTTCCGCCGCGGAAATCTCGCTCgcaatctcctcatcagcggTGCGTTATAGAATCGGTAGGAAAGGGAGCTCGGGTCGGCGGAGATCATCACATTTGTGCGTGACGCATTCTCCAAAGAAATGTGGCAGTTCtgagaagatgaagttgcGAGGGAGGAAAGCGGGTAATGCTGGCTGAATGTCCGCAAGCTGCGGCGGCTGCTGCGCCGCAACCAACTTCCCTTTTTGTGGCTGTCGACCtgcagcctcctcttcaccctGGTTTTTGGTCTGCGATGTGTGATCGTTCTCGGTTGTTGTAGGATAAGCGGAAGGTAGAACGACGGTGTCCAGTTCACCCGTTCGAGCCTTTACTAGCAGTATGGCATGACTCCCGACCCCTGATCTTGCCGTCCATGCGTTCCGGGATTGGTGAAGCTCGATGGCCCCAGGGTAGCGGGACGCGAATCGGGCATTTCGCTTAGAAGACAAGGCTGCGCGATGACTCCTTGCCCCGCGACAGGGCATCAATCCCTGGCATCTGTCTTGTACCGTCGCGTACCCTTTGCCTAGGCGGGGAGATAAATTGGAGTGACTTCGCCCAGGTTTCCCAGAAGCCCTGCCGTCTGCGTGCTGATCGCGAAGTCCAAGTAAGCCTTGTTAGCTCGAGCCAGACGATGCCCCGCGGCCGACGCCAGCCAGTTCTAGCATAACCAGTCCGCACTAGGCACGGCCCGAACCCCATATGCCTAGCACAAGTGATGATCAAAAGGGATGGTCAATCGCCCAGCGGAGCTAAACTGGCTATCAAAGCCATAGCAGCACCATCCCCAAATACCCTGGACCAAGAAGCGCACCTGGGCGCCGGAGTTATCGTTTATACTCTGAGCTACTGTCGAGTGCAGTTTGCTACGAGAGACCTATGACGGCATTGTGGCGAGGCGAACTATGACCCCCGGACCAGCATGGCCAAATACCGCCCAACTGTTCCAGCCCGGGCTGCGTCGAGAAAATAGTTCACGACCGCCACACCATCCTTCCCGACTGGATGTGAAAACACCAGAATGGTATGCAAGCCATGTCGCTACCGGAAGTCCAGGTGCGACGGGCGACGACCAGGGTGCTCATCCTGTGTCGGCAGGTGCTCTAAAGAGCCCGAGTATGGAGACCGGAGAAAAGATCAAAGGCATTCTGAGGGAGAGGTACAAAGAGCAAAAGGGAGGGTCCAGTTGCTGGAGGACTTGCTGCGCTCTGATTAGTTGGTGGGACGAAGAATGCATGGAGGTCATTCAATTGATGCGGTTGAGCGCTTGGCTAGAGAACCTAGAAGCTTTGCAGAGCGTTTAGAGCGCTCGATAATCTCATTTGCTGGGCTTATGTGCGTCGTGGCTCGGCGTCTCAAAAATGTTCAGGCCACTTGCGAAAGGACCCTCTACCTGCAGCCACCAAACAGTTCTCGGCGGCTACTGGCCTTTGATAATTCGCTACGtgtggcttcggcttcgggTTAGGCGCCACTAAATGGACGCCACCCAGCCGTTGAGCCAGCTGGTGTGTCTATCATGGCCCCGAGAGGATTATAGAGGCTCTGCTCCCTTAAGCGGCTCGTCTGGAGCTAGAACCCCAATCTGGCACCAGAGATGCCTTCCCGCTTCCTAAGAGTGTCAAACTATTGTTCGGCTCGCGAGCGAACCCTCGGAAGGTTGCGCGCGTTTTGATCTTCTCAAGACACGAGTTTCATTTGTATCTCCCGTCAGATGGTGCCGTCACATTCTCGCGCAGCCCTATTGGCTATTGGTGACAGCCACCCGCTCCCACCCCCCTCAGCCCGCCTgatctcctcgtcctcgtttCCAGCTGACTTCGCGTCCGCTGGCACATCTGGCTCCGC
This window of the Fusarium keratoplasticum isolate Fu6.1 chromosome 3, whole genome shotgun sequence genome carries:
- a CDS encoding NACHT-sigma domain-containing protein; the protein is MISADPSSLSYRFYNAPLMRRLRARFPRRKQHQTGGNSPEIHQQQETSHGHDPPGPPSRHDTDLRPPSESTPVPSFPDGVEVLHDCRDATIDICFVHGLTGNRDSTWTAHGQSKPWPETLLPPKLSKARVLTYGYDAYIVRKSVASTNGLIDHAANLLNDLSTDRACPNASSRPLVFVAHSLGGLVCKEAILLSRNNPEPHLRGIFDCTKGIVFLGTPHRGSWMADWARIPASALGIVKSTNKSLLKILETEDKYLQSIQDRFWSMVREQQKAGRDLEVTCFFEELPLPGVGKVVSKDSATLESYNAISIHANHSNMVKFSSVDDNGFKRLLGELIRWESQIRNSAARQPRRPIEETLIHKSANSSFNNFGPGDQLNAPGGTVNKSIGSGNQFPGATFTGSVQFGKEGS